GATGTGCTGCGAAACGCCGACGGCGAGGCGGTATACCGGCGGTGCGCGGTCACCGGGCACCACCACCACCTGCTCTGCCGCAGCTGCGGCAAGGCCGTGGAGGTCGAGGCACCCGCCGTCGAAGCCTGGGCCGCGCGGATCGCCAGCGAGCACGGCTTCACCGCGGTGGAGCACACCGTGGAGATCTTCGGGTTGTGCCCCGAGTGCACGGTCCTGCGCGCGGGCAGCTAGCGCATGCCCCGGCCAGCTTTAAGCCCGCCCCTCAGTCCTGCTTGAACCGGTTCCGGCCAAGCTCGTTGGTGAGCACGAGCCGAGGCTAGGCCGGCGCCGGTGCGGGCCGCACCACCCGGCCGTTGAGACCCCGCTTCGCCCGGATGCCACCGATCACGCGGCACGCCACGTAGATCAGGAAGGACAGCGTGGTGACGTACGGGCTGATGGGAAGCCGGCCGCCGAGGGCCAGCAGGATGCCGCCCACTGTCGCCGTCACGGCGAAGACGATGCTCAGGAGCACCACAAGCCGAGGCGATGAAGTCACCCGCAGGGCCGCGGCGGCCGGGGTGATCAGCAGCGCCAGCACCAGCAGGGCGCCGACAATCTGGATGGACAACGCCACGCTCACGCCCAGCAGCAGCATAAAACCCAGCGCCAGCCCGCGCACCGGGACACCGCGCGCCGCGGCCACCCGGGGGTCCACACTCGCGAAAGTCAGCGGACGCCAGATGGCCACCAGGGCCAGCATCACGACGACGGCGGCGCCGGCGAGCACCTGCAGCTGCACCGTGCCGACGGACACGATCTGGCCGGTAAGCAGGCCGAACTTGTTCGCCGCCCGGCCTTCGTAGAGCGAGAGGAAAAGGATGCCCAGGCCGAGGCCGAAGGGCATAAGCACGCCGATGGTCGAGTTCTTGTCCCGGGCCCGGACACCCATCAGCCCCAGCAGCAGCGCCGCCACCACCGAACCGGCGAGCGAGCCGAGCACGACGTCGGCACCGACCAGCAGGGCAAAGGCCGCGCCGGCGAAGGAGAGCTCGGAAATGCCGTGCACCGCGAAGGCCAGGTCGCGCTTCATCACGAAGGTGCCCACCAGGCCGCCGAGCAGTCCCAGCACCGCGCCGGCCCAGATGGAGTTCTGCACCAGCACGAGCAGTTCGCCGTAGTTCTCGAAGTTGAAGATTGAATGGAGCACGCTGTCCAGATCCATCTAGCCGACCTCCCCGGCAACCGCGTGGGCGTCCTCGTGGTGGTGCGTGGCGGCTTCCGGAATGCCGGCCACGATCATCCGCCCGTTGGCGTGGACCACTTCCACCCGGCTGCCATAGAGCTTGGACAGGACCTCGGTGGTCATGACTTCACCGGGGGTGCCCACCTGGAAGCGTCCGCCGGCAAGGTACAGGACCCGGTCCACGTAGTCCATGATCGGGTTGATCTCGTGCGTCACGAACACCACGGCACTGTTCTGCTCGTGGCATTGCTCGTTGATCAGGGCGCTGACGGCCTGCTGGTGTTGGAGGTCCAGGGACAGCAGGGGCTCATCGCAGAGCAGGACGCTGGGGTCTGTCGCGAGGGCCTGCGCCACCCGCAGCCGCTGCTGCTCCCCGCCGGACAACTGGCCCACCGGAACCTTGGCATAGTCCAGCGCGCCCACCTGTTCGAGGAGCCGGTCGATCTTGCGGTTCACCTTGGCCCCGCCGAGCCGGATCCCCCAGCGGTGGCCGTCCACCCCGAGGCCCACGAGGTCCCGGGCGCGCAGCGGCGTGTCGGGGTCGAGGGATTCCTGCTGCGGGATGTAGCCGATCCGCGGGTTGCCCCGGGCGATGGGCTGGCCGGCCAGGACAGCGGTGCCGGACGTCAGTTCCTGCAGGCCAAGCAGGACCTTGAGAAAGGTGGTCTTGCCGCTGCCGTTCGGGCCGAGGACGGCGAAGAACTCCCCCGGATTGATGTCCAGGTCCAGGTTCTCCCACAGGGTCCTCGTGCCGAACTTCAGGGAGGCTCCGCGCAGGCTCACTACGGGTGTCAACTGGGTTTTCCTCAATTTCTGCGCAGGCCAGGTGGCCACGCCGTTGCGATTATCTTAGGCCCGGCTAGCGCTGGCCGAGGGCCTTGGCCAGCGCGTCCACGTTGTCGGACATCCACTCAAGGTAGCCCTTGCCCTCCGGCAGCGTCTCGCTGAAGTCCACCACGGAAACGCCGGCGGCGACGGCCGCGTCCTTGAGCGCGAGCGTCTGGGGGCCTTCCGTCTGCGGGTTGTAGGCGAGCAGCCGGATGCCACCGGATTTCACGACGTCGACGGCGGACCGCAGCACGGCGGGCGGTACGTCCGAGCCGGATTCGATTGCGGCGCTGTATTCGGGTGGAGTCCGGTTCTCAAGTCCCGCAGCCTCCAGCAGGTAGAGCGGGACCGGCTCGGTGACGGCGACCCCGCCGTGGGCCGCGGTGGCCTTGAGTCCGGAGAGCCGGGTGTCCAATCCCGCGAGTTTCTGCTTCAGGGCTGCGGCGTTGTTGCGGAAGTCCCCGGCCGAGGACGGCTCGAGTGCGCCCAGCTTGTCCGCCAGCGCGTCGGCCAGCCGGCCCATCGCGGCGGTGCTGTACCAGACGTGTTCGTTGAATCCCGCGGGGGCGTGGCTGTGGCCGTCGGCGTCGGGCGAGGCCGATCCGGCGGCGGAGGCCAGCCCGGAGGTGTCCACGGCGTTGAGCAGGTTCTGGTCCTGCAGCCCGGTGTCCTGGGCCAGCTTGTGCAGGAAGTCGTCGTAGCCGCCGCCGTTCTCCACGACCAGCTCGGCCTTGGAGACGGCCAGCTTGTCCTGCGTGGTGGCCTCGTACGAGTGCGGGTCCTGGCTGGTCCGGTTGATGATCGAGGTCACCCGGACCTTGCCGCCGCCGACGCTGCGGACGATGTCGCCGTACACACTCGTGGAGGCAACCACCTCCACCACACCATCGCCAGCGCCGGGCCGGTCGCCGCCCGACGTCGGGCCGCAGGCGGTCAGCAGGAGGCTGCTGAGGCCGGCAAGGACAACAGCGGCGGCGGAACGGCGCACAGGGATACCTCGGATCTGTTATTGAGAAGCGTTAGCAATACACCGAGTCTAACCCTAAATAGGAATCATTCCTATTTAGGGTTAGACCCGTGTTGCCGGTTCCCCTATTCCTGCCCGAGCCTGCGGTAGCCGGTGGCCTGTGTGGCGTCGCGGATCTCTCCGACCAGCTGCTCGATCACGTCCTCGAGGAACAGCACGCCCTGGGTGTGCCCGTCCGGGCCGATCACCCGGGCGAGGTGCGAGCCGGTGCGCTGCATGACCGACATCGCCTTTTCGATCTCATCGTCCATGGCCAGGTTGGCCAGCGACCGGATGCGGCTCTCGGCGATCGGGTGCTGGTAGCCGGCTTCCGGGATCGAGAGCACGTCCTTGATGTGGAGGTAGCCGGAGAGCATGCCGTCCTCGTCGAGCATCGGGAACCGGGAGAACCCGGTCCGGCTCACCGACTTCTCGAACTCCTCCGGCGTTGTCGCCGCCTTGAGCATCACGAGCTTCTCCAGCGGCACCATGACCTGGGAAGCCGTGTGTTCGGAGAACTCCAGCGCACCGGTGATCAGGCCGGCGTCGTCGTCCACCAGGCCGTGGCGGGTGGATTCCTGCACGATCGACTGGACTTCCTCGAGCGTGAAGGAGGACGTCACCTCGTCCTTCGGTTCGATCCGCATCAGTTTCAGGATGTGGTTCGCGGACCAGTTCAAGGCCACAATGACCGGCCTGACCGCGCGGGCAATGAACATCAGCGGCGGCGCGAGCAGCAGGGCTGCCTTGTCCGCGACCGAGACCGAGATGTTTTTCGGCACCATCTCGCCGAAGGTCACGTGCAGGAACGTGACCGCCAGCAGGGCGATGGCGAACGCCACGACGTCGGCCATCTCGGTCGGCACGCCGACCGCCTCCAGCGGGGCCGCCATCAGGTGGTGGATGGCGGGCTCGGCCACCTGCAGGATCAGCAGGGAGCAGACCGTGATGCCCAGCTGGGCGCAGGCCAGCATGAGTGAGACGTTTTCCATCGCCCGCAGCGTCGTCTGGGCCCGCTTGGATCCGGACTCGGCGAGGGGCTCAATCTGGCTGCGGCGGGCGGACATAACGGCGAATTCGGCCGCCACGAAGAAGGCATTGCCCAGCAGCAGCACTGCCAGCCACAGGATTCCCAGCCAGTCGTTCACGCGGCACCGGCCTTTCCGGCAGCATCAATGCGCCCGTTGCGTCCGGTGGGCCGCTCGGGCTCCGGCGGAGCCGGTTTGAAGCAGATGCGGTCGATCCGGCGTCCGTCCATCCGGGTCACGCTGAGCTTTCCGCCGACGACGTCGACCGTGTCGCCCACGGCCGCGATCCGGCCGAGCTGGCTCATCACGTACCCGCCGACGGTTTCGTAGGCTGCCTCGTCCGGCACGGTCAGGCCCGGAATCTGTTCGGAGAGTTCGTCCGGGCGCAGCAGGCCCGGGAAGTACCAGTCCCCCGAGGCGCTCTGCAGCAGCCCGGGGCGGACCTTGTCGTGTTCGTCGGCGACTTCCCCGACGATTTCCTCCACGAGGTCCTCCAGCGTGGCGATCCCGGCCGTTCCGCCGTATTCGTCGAGGACCACCGCAAGCTGCAGGTTGCCCTCGCGCAGTTCGGCGAGCAGGCCGTCCAGGTGGATAGTCTCGGGCACGCGGAGCACCTCGGTCATGATCGCGCCGGCTTCCAGGTTGGCCCGCCGGTCCACCGGAACGGCGATGGCCTTCTTGATGTGGACCACGCCGCGGATGTCGTCCGATGACTCGCCGATCACGGGGAAACGTGAGTAGCCGGTGCGTTTGGCGGCCTCGACAATGTCCGAGACCGGTTGGTGGCTGTCGATGGTTTCCACCCGGATCCGGGGGGTCATCACATCCGCAGCCGTCCGCCCGGAAAACTTCAGAGTGCGCGAGATGAAGTTGGCAGTCCGTTCGTCCAGGGTTCCCATCGCGGCCGAGCGGCGCACCAGCGAGGCAAGCTCCGCCGGCGTGCGGGCCCCGGAAATCTCCTCCTTGGCTTCAAGGCCAAGGACGTTCAGGACCTTGTTGGAGAAGCCGTTGAGCACCACGATGGCCGGCTTGAAGATTGCGGTGAACACCAGCTGCGGCCGGGCCAGGGCCTTCCCGACCGGGAATGACAGGGCGATGGCCATGTTCTTCGGGACGAGTTCGCCGATCAGCATGGACAGCAGCGTGGCCAACGCCATTGCCAGCACCAGCGAGACTGACGTGGCGCCGGCTGCGGGCAGGCCAAGTACGGTCAGCGGGCCCTCCAGCAGCTTGCCCACCGACGGTTCCATCACGTAGCCGGTGAGCAGCGTGGTCAGGGTGATCCCGAGCTGGCAACTGGAGAGCTGGGTGGACAGGGATTTGAGGCATTTGAGCAGCGGGGCCGCGGCGGTGTCGCCGTTGTCCACGGCGCGCTGCACGGTGGCCTGGTCGAGCGCGACCAGGGAGAATTCGACGGCAACGAAGAAACCGGTGCCGAGGATGAGGAGCAGTCCTGCTCCGAGCAGTAGCCACTCCACTTAGCGGCCCGCTTCGGAGTGCCGGAGTGCCGGCCGGGGGGAACGTCCCGGCGGAGGATGGTCAGCCGCGGCCGACCCTCTTTCCTGGAAGGCACTCTGTCCGGGGAAAGACCGCTGCCGGGCAGCGGAGGAGTGATGGGCGCGTGAACGGGGTTTGCCGGCTCTGCGGGTGGACTGGGCGGGAACGGATTCCGTTCCGCGCTGACAGCCCCCAGGCCGGCACCTAGATTTACTGTCCATAAGAATTTCAGTCTACAGGTTTCAGGTCACCAGCTCTGCGGGACCGGGCGGCCTTCCTCGTAGCCCGCGGCGGACTGGATTCCGGCCACAGCCCGCTCCCGGAACGCCGCCAAGTCGGCCGCTCCGGCGTAGCTCATGGAACTGCGCAGCCCCGCCGTGATCATGTCCAGCAGGTCCTCCACACCGGGCCGGGCGGCATCCAAGTACATCCGGGAGGTGGAGATGCCCTCTTCGAACAGGGCCTTGCGGTCCCTTTCGAAGGCGCCCTCGCGCTGGTTGCGGTTCTGCACGGCCCGCGCCGAGGCCATCCCGAAGCTCTCCTTGAACTGGCGGCCGCTGGCGTCCTGCTGCAGGTCCCCGGGGCTCTCATGCGTCCCGGCAAACCAGGAGCCGATCATCACCTGGCTCGCGCCGGCCGCGAGGGCCAGCGCCACGTCGCGCGGGTAACGGACCCCGCCGTCGGCCCAGACCCGGCCGCCGGCGGCACGCGCCGCTGCCGAGCATTCCAGCACCGCCGAGAACTGGGGCCGGCCGACGGCCGTCATCATCCGGGTGGTGCACATGGCGCCGGGCCCCACGCCGACCTTGACGATGTCTGCCCCGGCCCGGATGAGCTCGCGGGTTGCCTCGGCGGTGACGACGTTGCCGGCCACAACCGGTACGCCCGGGTCCAGGCTCCGGACCGCGGCCAGGGCATCGAACATCTTCTGCTGGTGGCCGTGGGCGGTGTCCAGCACCAGCACATTGACACCGGCGGCGAGCAGCTCGGCCGCGCGGCCGGCGACGTCGCCGTTGATGCCGACGGCGGCGGCCACTTTGAGCGCGCCGCCGGCGTCGAGGGAGGGCCGGTACAGGGTGGAGCGCAGGGCGCCCTTGCGCGTCAGGACACCGGCGAGGACCCCGTCCCGCTGCACCGGGGCAAAGTCGGTGCCGGCGGCGTCCATGGCGTCGAAGGCCCGGCGCAGGGACGGCGCGGACGCGCCGAAGCCGGCATCGTTGCCGGCGTCGAACTCGGCGGCGTCCAGCACGAGCGGCTGGTGGCGCATCACGGACGCCAGCGACGCGAAACGGTCCTGCCCTTCGAAGTCCGCGGCCCGGACGACGCCGGCGACGGCGCCGGCGTCGTCGACGACCACCACCGCACCGTGCGGCCGCTTGCCCATCAGGTGCAGCGCATCAATCACCGTGTTCGACTCCCGCAGGCTCACCGGCGTCTCGAACACGGCGTGGCGTGCCTTGACCCAGGCGGTCACACTCCGGAGCACGTCCAGCGGCACGTCCTGGGGCAGCACCGCCAGGCCGCCGCGGCGCGCCATCGTCTCGGCCATCCGCTTCCCGGTCACCGCCGTCATATTCGCGACGACCAGCGGGATGGTGGAGCCGGTCCCGTCGTCGGCCGCCAGATCCACATCGAGCCGCGAGGTAACGTCCGAGCGGGACGGCACCAGGAAGATGTCGGAATAGGTCAGGTCGGTGGTCGGCTCACTCAGGAAACGCACGTTTGCTCCTCGCTGAAAAGGGGTTCTCTGTTGTGATTCTAGGCGAGCCCCGCGGCGGCCCGGCGACGGCTCCGGCGGCCCCGGCGGGACACCTTCGGGGCTGCTGGATGATTTGAGTCACCCTTATTGGCGGTTTGGCCGGAATCGTCACTAGACTGGCAAAGGTCTGGGTTCACTGGACGCGGAGAACTGGTTCGATTGACGTGCTGCGGCACCGTGGAAACCAGCGGGAATCAAACTCATGGAAGAGGCGTATTTCAAGTGCCAGAGCAGCCAAGCCACCGTCTACCCGAGGAATTTGGCGGAAACGAGTGGCTCGTTGACGAACTGTACGAGCGGTACCAGCAGGACAAGAACACGGTCGACGCCAAGTGGTGGCCGCTTTTCGAATCCTTCGATGCCAGCGACGGTTCTTCGACCAACGGCGCCTCGGCAACGGCCGTCGCGAACCCGTCCACCCGTGAACTTCCGACGGTAGCCCCGGCCGCCGCGGCACCCGCGCCCGCAGCTGCCGCTCCGGCGCCCGCCGCGTCGGCTGCTTCTGCGCCGGCAGCCCCGGCCCCCGCTTCCGCCCCCGCCGCGGCCCAGAAGGCCCCGGCCACGGTCGCCCGCGACGGCGCCAAGTCCGCCGAGTCCGGCGCCGGCTCCCAGCCCATCCCGGCCCAGCTGCCCAAGAACATCAAGGCCCCCACCGCCCCGGAGGAAGACGTCGTCTCCGTGTTGCGCGGACCGGCGAAGGCCATTGCCGCCAACATGGTGACCAGCCTGGAGGTGCCCACCGCGACAAGCGTCCGGGCCATCCCGGCGAAGCTGCTGATCGACAACCGTGTGGTCATCAACTCCAACCTGGCCCGCGCCCGCGGCGGCAAGGTTTCCTTCACGCACCTGATCGGTTACGCCGTCATCCGGGCGCTGGCACAGTTCCCCTCGATGAACGTGTACTACGACGTCGTCGACGGCAAGCCCGTCGCCGTCCAGCCGGCCCACGTGAACTTCGGCATCGCCATCGACATGCCCAAGCCGGACGGCACCCGCCTGCTGATGGTCCCGAACATCAAGAAGGCGGAGACCCTCAACTTCTCCGAGTTCTGGCACACCTACGAGGACCTGATCAAGCGCGCCCGCAACGGCAAGCTGACCGCGGATGACCACTCGGGCACCACCGTCTCGCTGACCAACCCCGGCGGCATCGGCACCGTGCACTCGGTCCCCCGCCTTTCCAAGGGCCAGGCCGCCATCATCGGCGTCGGCGCGCTCGACTACCCGGCTGAGTTCCAGGGCGCCAGCGAGAAGATCATCGCGCACAACGCCATCAGCAAGGTCCTCACGCTGACCTCCACGTATGACCACCGTGTCATCCAGGGCGCCGGCAGCGGCGAGTTCCTCAAGCTCGTGCACCAGCTCCTGCTCGGCGCGCAGAACTTCTACGACGAGATCTTCGAGTCCCTGCGCATCCCGTACGAGCCCGTGCGCTGGAGCCCGGACCTGCAGGTGGACCCGGCGGACGAGATCAACAAGGTCGCCCGGATCCAGCAGCTGATCCACTCCTACCGCGTCCGCGGCCACCTGATGGCGGACACCGATCCGCTCGAGTATGTCCAGCGCAAGCACCCGGACCTCGACGTCCTGACCTACGGCCTGACGCTGTGGGACCTGGACCGCGAATGGCCCACCGGCGGTTTCGGCGGCAAGCCGATGCTGAAGTTCCGCGACATCCTCGGTGTGCTCCGCGACGCCTACTGCCGCACCACCGGCATCGAATACATGCACATCCAGGACCCGGCCGAGCGCAAGTGGTTCCAGGACCAGCTGGAGCACCCGTACTCCAAGCCGAGCCGTGACGAGCAGCTCCGGATCGTGTCCAAGCTCAACGCCGCGGAGGCTTTCGAGACCTTCCTGCAGACGAAGTTCGTTGGCCAGAAGCGCTTCTCGCTCGAGGGCGGCGAATCGCTGATCCCGCTGCTGGACGCCATCATCTCCGACGCGGCCGACGACGGACTCGACGAAGTGGCCATCGGTATGGCCCACCGCGGCCGCCTGAACGTGCTCACCAACATCGCGGGCAAGACCTACGCCCAGGTCTTCCGCGAATTCGAGGGCACCCAGGACCCGCGCTCCGTCCAGGGTTCCGGCGACGTGAAGTACCACCTGGGCACCGAGGGCACCTTCACCTCGGACAACGGCAAGGAGACCAAGGTTTACCTCGCCGCCAACCCCTCGCACCTTGAGGCCGTGGACTCCGTGCTTGAGGGCATCGTCCGCGCCAAGCAGGACCGCCTGGACCAGGGCGAGTCCTTCCCCGTGCTGCCGATCATGGTGCACGGCGACGCGGCCTTCGCCGGCCAGGGCGTGGTGGCGGAAACGCTGAACCTCTCCCAGCTGCGCGGCTACCGCACCGGCGGCACCATCCACGTCGTGGTCAACAACCAGGTCGGGTTCACCACGGCGCCGTCGTCCTCACGTTCCTCCACCTACTCCACGGACGTCGCCAAGATGATCCAGGCGCCGGTGTTCCACGTGAACGGCGACGACCCGGAGGCCGTGGTCCGCATCGGCCAGCTCGCCTACGAGTTCCGCCAGCGTTTCCACAAGGACGTTGTCATCGACATGGTCTGCTACCGCCGTCGTGGCCACAACGAGGGCGACGACCCGTCGATGACGCAGCCGCTGATGTACAACCTGATCGAGGCCAAGCGTTCGGTCCGCAAGCTCTACACCGAGTCGCTGATCGGCCGCGGGGACATCACCGAGGAAGAAGCCGAGCAGCTGCTCCGCGACTACCAGGAACGCCTCGAGCGCGTCTTCGCCGAGACCCACGCCGCGCAGACCTCGCCGATCCCGATCGTCACCGCCGACTCCGCCGCGGTGTCCGACCTCGAACGGCCGTCCGCCCAGCAGTCCGACTCGGGTGTCAGCGCCCCGGAATCCACCGCGATTTCCGCCGAGACGCTGGCCCGGATCGGCAAGGCGCACGTCGAGTTCCCCGAGGGCTTCACCGTCCACGCCAAGCTCAAGCAACTGCTTGAGAAGCGTGAACTGATGTCCCGCGAGGGCGGCATCGACTGGGGCTTCGGCGAACTCGCGGCCTTCGGCTCGCTCACCATGGAGGGCGTCCCGGTCCGGCTCGCCGGCCAGGACTCGCGCCGCGGCACCTTCGTGCAGCGCCACGCCGTGTTCCACGACCGCGCCAACGGCGACGAGTGGATGCCGCTGGGCAACCTCTCCGAGGACCAGGCCAAGCTGTGGATCTACGACTCCCTGCTGTCCGAATACGCGGCCATGGGCTTCGAATACGGCTACTCGGTGGAGCGCCCGGACGCCCTCGTGCTCTGGGAGGCGCAGTTCGGTGACTTCGTCAACGGCGCGCAGACCATCATCGACGAGTTCATCTCCTCGGCCGAGCAGAAGTGGGGCCAGCGCTCGTCGCTGGTGCTCATGCTGCCGCACGGCTACGAAGGCCAGGGCCCGGACCACTCCTCCGCACGCATCGAACGCTTCCTGCAGCTGTGCGCCGAGGAAAACATGATCGTGGCCAACCCCACGACGCCGGCCTCGCACTTCCACCTGCTCCGCCGCCAGGCGTACAGCAGGCCACGCAAGCCGCTGATCATCTTCACCCCGAAGCAGCTCCTGCGCCTCAAGGCCGCCGCGTCCTCGGTGGAGGACTTCACCACGGGCACCTTCCGGCCGGTCATCCCCGAGCACGAGCAGCTGCAGGCGGACGCCGTCGAACGCGTGCTGCTGGTCTCCGGGCGGCTGTACTACGACCTGCTGTCCACCCGGCAGAAGACCGGCGACACCACGACGGCGATCGTCCGCGTCGAGCAGCTTTACCCGCTGCCGGCCGAGGAGATTGCCGCCGAGCTGGCCAAGTACCCGAACGCCGAAGTTGTCTGGGCGCAGGACGAGCCCGCCAACCAGGGACCGTGGCCGTTCATCGGCTTGAACCTGCCGGATGCGCTGGACCGCCGCGTGCGCCTGGTCTCCCGCCCCGCTTCGGCCTCCACCGCGGCCGGGTCGATGAAGCGCCACGCAGCCGAGCAGGACGCCCTGCTCAAGCAGGCTTTCGCACGTAAGTAGGGCCAGGCTGCCCGGCCGGAAGTGGATCACCACGACTCCGGCCGGGCAGCTGTGTTTAACGCATCCGCCGGGCGCACCGGGCAGCACCAGGGAACCGCCGGTGACCGGCATTGGGAATGAAGAGGTAGTCGTGGAAGATCGGAAGCTGCGGATCGCGGCCGTTGGAGATGAGCTGTTGGCCGGCCTGGGCGACCCCCGGGCCCTGGGCTGGCTGGGACGCGTGCTGGCCCGCACGCCGCAGGACGGCCTGAGCCTTGAGAGCTACTCGCTGCCGTGCCCGCAGGAGGGCACCGAGGGCCTCGCCGAGCGGTGGCTCGAGGAGGCCGGCCGCCGTTTCGGTCCGCAGCACGAGAACCGCCTCGTGATCGGCCTGTCCGGCCGAGACATCGAATTCGGGCTCTCCACGGCCCGCAGCCGGCTCAACCTCGCCAACATCCTGGACTCCGCTTCGCAGAACAAGATCGAGGTCTTCGTCGTCGGGCCCCCGCCCACGCTGGATCCCGCCCAGAACCGCCGGCTGGGCGAACTCAACACCGCCTTCGCCGACGTCACCACCCGCCGCAAGCACCTCTATGTGGACACGTTTTCCCCGCTGCTGAACCACGAGCAGTGGCGCCAGGACCTCGCTGCCAACGGCGGGACGCCGGGCCAGGCCGGCTACGGGCTGATGGCCTGGCTGGTGCTGCACCGCGGATGGTTCCAGTGGCTTGGCATGGACGCCCCGGCGTAGGCCCACCCTCCGTGCCGGGACGCCCCGGAAAGATTCTGTCGCGATATATCTTGACTGCCCCCGCGCCGCGATATAGCGTGTTTCCATATTCGCGATATATCGCGAGCAACGCGGCTCGCCTGGTCGCACCGTCCGCATCCGGAGGAAGCATGGAACAGAATTCTTGGACCGTTACCGGTCCCCAGACGATCGACGTCGACGGCGTCCGCTCGCTCAAGCTCGGCATTGTCCGCGGCCGCTTCGACATCGTCACCCACGACGAGGATGTGGCCCGGATCGAGGTCTCCGAGGTCGACGGCGACCCGCTGGCGGTCAGCCTCACCGAGGGCCGCCTCGAGGTGCGCCACCAGCTCCACGGCCCGCAGGGCTGGTTCAAGAATCTGATGGGCACGGTCAACAACAACTCCAGCAACAGCGTGGTCATCAGCATTGCCCTGCCTGCCGGCGTCGACGTCGAGGCCGGTACGGTCAGCGGCGACGGCATGGTTTCCGGTCTCACCGGCCACACCCGGCTGAACACCGTTTCCGGCTCGGTACTGGCCGACGGGACCGCAGGCGAGCTGGCCGTCAGCACCGTCAGCGGCGAAGTTATCGCCCGCAACCACCACGGCGTCCTGACCGCCAAGAGCGTCTCCGGCGAAGTGACCGCCTCCGGCGAGTTCAGCAACATCCGCGCCAACACGGTCAGCGGGGACTTGAGCTTCGACCTCCACGGTTTCACCCAGGACTTCGGCGCCAACTCGGTCTCCGGCGACGTCACCATCCGGCTGCCGCACGACGTCGGCGTGGACATCATCGCCAAGTCCGCCAGCGGCGCGGTCGTGATCGACGAGCTGAAGTACGCCCAGCCCGGCGGGTCCGTTCAGACCATCGCCGGTCCCGATGCCAAGCTCATGCTGGT
The nucleotide sequence above comes from Arthrobacter sp. KBS0702. Encoded proteins:
- a CDS encoding multifunctional oxoglutarate decarboxylase/oxoglutarate dehydrogenase thiamine pyrophosphate-binding subunit/dihydrolipoyllysine-residue succinyltransferase subunit, with translation MPEQPSHRLPEEFGGNEWLVDELYERYQQDKNTVDAKWWPLFESFDASDGSSTNGASATAVANPSTRELPTVAPAAAAPAPAAAAPAPAASAASAPAAPAPASAPAAAQKAPATVARDGAKSAESGAGSQPIPAQLPKNIKAPTAPEEDVVSVLRGPAKAIAANMVTSLEVPTATSVRAIPAKLLIDNRVVINSNLARARGGKVSFTHLIGYAVIRALAQFPSMNVYYDVVDGKPVAVQPAHVNFGIAIDMPKPDGTRLLMVPNIKKAETLNFSEFWHTYEDLIKRARNGKLTADDHSGTTVSLTNPGGIGTVHSVPRLSKGQAAIIGVGALDYPAEFQGASEKIIAHNAISKVLTLTSTYDHRVIQGAGSGEFLKLVHQLLLGAQNFYDEIFESLRIPYEPVRWSPDLQVDPADEINKVARIQQLIHSYRVRGHLMADTDPLEYVQRKHPDLDVLTYGLTLWDLDREWPTGGFGGKPMLKFRDILGVLRDAYCRTTGIEYMHIQDPAERKWFQDQLEHPYSKPSRDEQLRIVSKLNAAEAFETFLQTKFVGQKRFSLEGGESLIPLLDAIISDAADDGLDEVAIGMAHRGRLNVLTNIAGKTYAQVFREFEGTQDPRSVQGSGDVKYHLGTEGTFTSDNGKETKVYLAANPSHLEAVDSVLEGIVRAKQDRLDQGESFPVLPIMVHGDAAFAGQGVVAETLNLSQLRGYRTGGTIHVVVNNQVGFTTAPSSSRSSTYSTDVAKMIQAPVFHVNGDDPEAVVRIGQLAYEFRQRFHKDVVIDMVCYRRRGHNEGDDPSMTQPLMYNLIEAKRSVRKLYTESLIGRGDITEEEAEQLLRDYQERLERVFAETHAAQTSPIPIVTADSAAVSDLERPSAQQSDSGVSAPESTAISAETLARIGKAHVEFPEGFTVHAKLKQLLEKRELMSREGGIDWGFGELAAFGSLTMEGVPVRLAGQDSRRGTFVQRHAVFHDRANGDEWMPLGNLSEDQAKLWIYDSLLSEYAAMGFEYGYSVERPDALVLWEAQFGDFVNGAQTIIDEFISSAEQKWGQRSSLVLMLPHGYEGQGPDHSSARIERFLQLCAEENMIVANPTTPASHFHLLRRQAYSRPRKPLIIFTPKQLLRLKAAASSVEDFTTGTFRPVIPEHEQLQADAVERVLLVSGRLYYDLLSTRQKTGDTTTAIVRVEQLYPLPAEEIAAELAKYPNAEVVWAQDEPANQGPWPFIGLNLPDALDRRVRLVSRPASASTAAGSMKRHAAEQDALLKQAFARK
- a CDS encoding GDSL-type esterase/lipase family protein; translated protein: MEDRKLRIAAVGDELLAGLGDPRALGWLGRVLARTPQDGLSLESYSLPCPQEGTEGLAERWLEEAGRRFGPQHENRLVIGLSGRDIEFGLSTARSRLNLANILDSASQNKIEVFVVGPPPTLDPAQNRRLGELNTAFADVTTRRKHLYVDTFSPLLNHEQWRQDLAANGGTPGQAGYGLMAWLVLHRGWFQWLGMDAPA
- a CDS encoding DUF4097 family beta strand repeat-containing protein, which codes for MEQNSWTVTGPQTIDVDGVRSLKLGIVRGRFDIVTHDEDVARIEVSEVDGDPLAVSLTEGRLEVRHQLHGPQGWFKNLMGTVNNNSSNSVVISIALPAGVDVEAGTVSGDGMVSGLTGHTRLNTVSGSVLADGTAGELAVSTVSGEVIARNHHGVLTAKSVSGEVTASGEFSNIRANTVSGDLSFDLHGFTQDFGANSVSGDVTIRLPHDVGVDIIAKSASGAVVIDELKYAQPGGSVQTIAGPDAKLMLVRTNSVSGKTSIFHRQPGTDTEAGL